TACGTCGCCCGCGTCTACCTCGAGGATCCCGAGGTCCTGCAGGCGGACGTCCTGGAGGTCGCCGGGTGCTGGCAGGTCGTCGTCACCCCCCGCTAGCGTGTCCGCCCGCCGTGGCGGTGCCAGCCGTTGGAGCTCCGGGTCGGCGCGTCCGTGCGAGCCCGGTCGCGCCGTGAATGGCGAAGCCTGATCCGGACGGTAACCTCGGGGCGGGCCATCGAAGGCCGACCTTTTCTTTCGACCAGGGAGCGTACGTGATGAGAAACCGGGCTCGATGGAGTGCTGTCCTGACGGCGATGCTCGTCGCCGCGCTCGTACCGGCGGCGGGCGCAGGCGCCCACGGCGACGGCGACGGGGTCGAGGCGTACCACTCCGAGGAGCACACGGTCACCGTGATCGAGGAGGAGTTCATCCCCGAGGTGATCACCGTCAGCGCGGGCGACACCGTCACCTGGCAGGCGCCCTCCGACAACCTGGAGGAGCACACCCTCCACGAGGACGACAGCCTCCTTTTCGAGGAGTCGCTCTTCCCCGGGACGTCCTTCAGCTACCGGTTCACCCGCACGGGCACGTACACCTATCACTGCGACATCCACCCCGGCATGGACGGCGCGGTCGTCGTCGAGTCGCTCGAGGAGCCGGTGGCACCAGAGGCGCCTCGCGACGTGGAGGCCACGGCGGGGCCGGAGTCGGCCACCGTCGCCTGGTCGTCACCGGAGTTCGACGGGGGTAGCGCCGTCACCGACTACGTCGTCACCACCCTGCCCGGGGGGCAACGGGACATCTTCGGCGACAGTCCCGCCACGATCACCGGATTGACCCCCGGCGAGTCCTACACCTTCGAGGTCCGGGCCATCAACGAGGTCGGCGAGAGCGATCCCGCGACC
The sequence above is a segment of the Egibacteraceae bacterium genome. Coding sequences within it:
- a CDS encoding fibronectin type III domain-containing protein; its protein translation is MRNRARWSAVLTAMLVAALVPAAGAGAHGDGDGVEAYHSEEHTVTVIEEEFIPEVITVSAGDTVTWQAPSDNLEEHTLHEDDSLLFEESLFPGTSFSYRFTRTGTYTYHCDIHPGMDGAVVVESLEEPVAPEAPRDVEATAGPESATVAWSSPEFDGGSAVTDYVVTTLPGGQRDIFGDSPATITGLTPGESYTFEVRAINEVGESDPATSNAVTPTEDTDPDPTPTPGAGPCPEDVAPAPFTDRDAIPSTHRGNVDCASSLAVVTGFSDDTYRPTLSVRRDQMASFIARSLDAA